The Sphingopyxis sp. CCNWLW2 genome contains the following window.
CGCACGAGATGGTGGGCGAGGACGAGATCGTCGCGACCGCGCAGGGAAGCTGGACGACCTATGAGCTGCGCGCAGTGTGGCGCGCCGACGACGGCGTCATCCAGCTCCTCGCCTTTCCCGACATCCGCGTCGTCGAAGACAAGCGCGCCGCCGCGCATGAGGCGCTCGCGCTGATCAACGAACAGCTCTGGCTCGGCCATTTCGAGCTGTGGTCGAACAGCGGCACGATTCTGTTCCGCCACGGCATGCTGCTCGGCGCCGACGCGTCGCTGCCGCTCGACCTCACCGAGACGCTGATCGAAAGCGCGATCGACGAATGCGAGCGCTTTTACCCGGTGTTCCAGTTCGTGCTGTGGGGCGGCAAATCGCCCGCCGAAGCGCTCGCCGCGTCGCTGATCGAAACGCGCGGCGAAGCCTAACCCGATATTTTTTCGAAGCGGGTCAGCCCCGGCCCGAGTTCGTTCGGCCCGATCGCCAGCGCCTCGCCGCTCCAGTCGGCGACGAAGAGCGTCTTGCGGCCGGTGCCTTGCGGAACGCTCGCACGATTGCCTTCGATGACCAGCCCGCGCGACGGATTGTCGCGCGCCTCGGCCGCGATCGCGATCAGCGCCCCGTAATTTTCCTTGTCGCGTCCCTGGATCATCAGGTTGTTTGCGATCCGCCCGGTCGATCCCGCAGGCAGGTCGATCAGGTAATTGGTCGCGGTGCCCTGCGTATCGTCGAAGCTGTTGTCGCGGATTTCGACGCGCGGCGAGCGGGTCTTGAGATAATGGCCGCCGCTGCCCTTCTCGAAGCGCGTGCGCGTGACGACGACGCGGCCGTAGACGCCGGTGTAGACGCTGTGCGCGCAGCTGAGGCCGCGGTCGCAGCGGCCGAGGCGCGAGAAGGTCGAACGGTCGATCGTCAGCGTCGCCGCCGGATCGTCAGCGGTGAGGATGCCTTCCTCGCTGCCCCGGAACAGGCTGTTCACGACGTCGAGATTACTTCGTTCGAGGCGGATGCCCGCGCCATTGCCGTCGGGGACGCGCATATTCTGGAACACGATCCCGTCGACGCGCGCCCGGGCGCCGCGCAGCACCAGCGCCGCCTTGCCCTCGCACGTCACGCCGTCGAAGATCGCCCGGCCGGGTTCGACCGCGACGAAAGCGATACGGCCCGCGGTCTGCACCGCGCAGTCGCGATGATAGCCCGCGGCGACGCGGATCGTGCCCTCGCCCTCGCCGATCGCATCGACGGCGTCCTGCAGCCGTCCGAAACTGCGGCCATCGACGCTGTAGGGTGCGACGCCCGACTGCGCGGGCAGCGGCACCGGCGCGAGGAGCAGCGGGAGGGCGAAGAGCGGCAGCAACGGCCGACGGAAAATTGCCTTGAACATGCGGCGCCCATAGCGGCTTTCGCGGGCCCAGTCGTTGGCGAAGCTGGTTAATCGGGAAGCCGTCCCCTTTTTGGACAGGCCGGAATACAGCAGTTAATCGTCGCCCCCGCGAAGGCGGGGGCCGCTGGCAACCTCGCCTGCGGCCGACTGCGGCCCCCGCCTTCGCGGGGGCGACGGGTCTCAGTCCAAATTTGGCCGCAGCCAGCGCGTCGCGGTTTCGATGTCGACGCCGCGCCGCTGCGCATAGTCTTCGAGCTGGTCACTCCCGATCCGTGCGACGCCGAAATACTGGCTTTCGGGATGCCCGAAATAGAAGCCGCTGACCGCCGCCGTCGGCAGCATCGCAAAGCTTTCGGTCAGCACGAGCCCGGCATTGTCGCCCGCCTGAAGCAGATCGAACAGGATCGGCTTCAGGCTGTGGTCGGGGCATGCCGGATAGCCGGGCGCCGGACGGATACCGCGATATTCTTCCTTGATCAGCGCCTCGTTGGTCAGCTGCTCGCCGGGCGCATAACCCCATAGCTCGGTACGCACATGCTGATGCAGCCGCTCGGCGAAAGCCTCGGCGAAGCGGTCGGCGAGCGCCTTCAGCAGGATATCCGAATAATCGTCCTTGTCGGCGCGGAAACGCTCCGAATGCGGCTCGATGCCGTGGATGCCGACCGCGAAGCCGCCCATCCAGTCGCCCGCCGGATCGATGAAATCGGCGAGGCACATATTGGCGCGGTCGCGGCTCTTCTTGATCTGCTGGCGCAGGAAGGGGAGCGTCACATGACGCTCCTCCTCGGCGAGGTGGATGGTGACGCTGTCGCCGTCGCGCGCGCACGGCCAGAAGGCGCAGACGCCGCGTGCAGTCAGCCATTTTTCGGCGATCAGTCTGTCGAGCATCGCGTCGGCATCGGCCTTGAGCGCCTGCGCCGTCTCGCCGACCACATCGTCTTCAAGGATCGACGGGTATGTGCCGTGCAGCTCCCACGCGCGGAAAAAGGGCGTCCAGTCGATGCATTCGCGCAAATCGTCGAGTGACCAGTCGTCAAAGCGGTGCAGCCCGGGTTGCAGCGGCGGCGCCGGCTTGTCGCTGAGATAGGCGTCGTAATAATTGGCGCGCGCCTCTTCGAGGGTGTGCAGCACGCTCTGTCCCTTGCCCGCGCGCACGTCGCGGACATGGGCATAATCATCCTTATAGCCCTGCACATAGGCTTCGCGCCCGGTGTCGCTGACCAGCGAGGTCGCAACACCGACCGCGCGGCTCGCGTCCAGGACATGGAGCACCGGTCCCTGATAGGCTGGATCGATGCGCAGCGCGGTATGGACCTTCGACGTCGTCGCGCCGCCGATCAACAGCGGCATCGTCATCCCCGCGCGCTGCATCTCCTCAGCCACCGTCACCATCTCGTCGAGCGAGGGGGTGATCAGGCCCGAAAGGCCGATCATGTCGGCGTCATTCTCGTTCGCCGCCTCGAGGATTTTCGACCAGGGCACCATCACGCCGAGGTCGACGATCTCGAACCCGTTGCACTGAAGCACCACGCCGACGATATTCTTGCCGATGTCGTGGACGTCGCCCTTCACGGTCGCCATCACGACCTTGCCCTTGCCCTTCGCGCCCGGCTCCTTCGATGCCTCGATGAAGGGCAGCAGGTGCGCGACCGCCTTCTTCATCACGCGCGCCGATTTCACCACCTGCGGCAGGAACATCTTGCCCGACCCGAACAGGTCGCCGACGACGTTCATGCCGTCCATCAGCGGCCCTTCGATCACCTCGATCGGGCGCGGCATCAGCAGGCGCATTTCCTCGGTATCGTCGACGACATAGGCGTCGATGCCCTTGACCAGCGCATGTTCGAGCCGCTTCGCGACTTCCCAGCCGCGCCATTCCTCGGCGGCCTTTTCCTGTGCGGGGTTGCTACCCTTGTAACGCTCGGCGAGCGCGATCAGCCGTTCGGTCGGGCTTTCGGCCTCGCCCTCGACCTTGCGGTTGAGCACGACGTCCTCGACCGCCTGGCGCAGTTCGGGGTCGATCGTGTCGTAAACGTCGAGCTGGCCCGCGTTGACGATCGCCATGTCGAGCCCGGCGGGGATCGCATAATAGAGGAAGACGCTGTGCATCGCGCGGCGCACGACCTCATTGCCGCGAAAGCCGAAGGACAGGTTCGAGAGGCCGCCCGAGAAATGGACGTGCGGGCAGCGGACACGGATTTCCTTCACCGCCTCGATGAAGTCGACCGCATAATTGTCATGCTCTTCCAGCCCGGTCGCGACCGCGAACACATTGGGGTCGAAGATGATATCCTCGGGCGGAAAGCCAATCGTCATCAGCAATTTATAGGCGCGTTCGCAAATCTCGATCTTGCGCTCCTTCGTGTCGGCCTGCCCGACCTCGTCGAACGCCATCACGACGACCGCGGCGCCATAGGCCATGCATTTGCGCGCATGGCTCAGGAATTGCTCCTCGCCCTCCTTCATGCTGATCGAATTGACGATCGGCTTTCCGGGCACGCATTTCAGCCCCGCCTCGATGACGCTCCATTTCGAGCTGTCGATCATCACTGGTATGCGCGCGATGTCGGGTTCGGCGGCGATGAGTTTCAAAAAGGTCGTCATCGCATATTCGGCGTCGAGCAGGCCTTCGTCCATGTTGACGTCGATGACCTGCGCGCCATTTTCGACCTGCTGGCGCGCGACCTCGACCGCCGCGGTATAATCGTCGGCGAGGATCAGCTTCTTGAACGCCGCCGATCCGGTAACGTTGGTGCGCTCGCCGATATTGACGAAGCTGGAAGAGGCGGCGGTGGTCATCGGATAATCCTGAAACTGAGTATTAGGCAGCGAGCGGGCGGGCGAGGACGAGATCGTCGTAAAGCTTGCCGCCGACATTGAACTGGCGCGTGCTGAGGTCAGCGAACCCCTGTTTGCGATAGAAAGCGAGCGCGCGCTGGTTTCCGGCATAGACGCCAAGAAGCAGACGGCGATGGCCGCGCGCGGCCTCCAGCGCCTGTTTCATTAACGCCGCGCCGAGCCCCGAGCCGTGGAACCGCGACAGCGAATAGATGCGCTTCAACTCGATATCGCCCTCAAGTGCGGCGGCGAGATCGGGCTTGCCGACCAACGCGAACCCGATCGGCGCGCCGCCGGGCTGCGCCTCGGCGATCCATGCCCGACCCCCGTCTGCGAGATAGGCCAGATAGGCCGCTTCACTATGCTGTGCAGCGCAGTGGCCGACGATCGCATCGCCGTCGAGGATGCCCGCGAAGGTTTCAAGAAAGGTCGCGGCGCCGATCAGCGCGAGCGCCGATGCGTCATCCGCTCCGGCTTCGCGGACCGTCCATGTCGGATTGTCGGTCATCGGTTCAGGCCGCCATAGTGAAGGGCTCGAGCCCCGCGAGCCGCGTGCGCACCGGTACTTCGGGAATCGCACGCGGAGCGAGCCCCTCGATCGCCTTCGCCATCGCCGCAATATGCGCTGGCGTCGAACCGCAGCAGCCGCCGAGGATATTGACCTGCCCATGCTCGGCCCATTCGCGCACGAGTCCCGCGGTCGTGTCGGGCATCTCGTCATATTCGCCCAGCTCGTTGGGCAGGCCCGCGTTCGGATAGACCATCACCAGCGCGTCGGCGATGTCGGAGAGCACGCGGACATGCGGGCGCAGCTGCGACGCACCGAACGAGCAGTTGAGCCCGATCGTCAGCGGCTTCGCGTGGCGTACCGCGTACCAGAAGGCCTCGACCGTGTGCCCCGACAGGTTGCGGCCGCTGAGGTCGGTGAGCGTCATCGAGATCATCAGCGGCAGTTCGCGCCCGACCTTCGCTTCGGCCTCGAGCGTCGCGGCGATCCCCGCCTTGGCGTTGAGCGTGTCGAAGATCGTCTCGATCAGGATGAAGTCGGCACCGCCTTCGGCCAAGGCCACGACCTGATCGAGATAGACATTCTTGAGCTCGTCGAAGTCGATCTCGCGATAGCCGGGATTGTTGACGTCGGGCGACAGCGACAGCGTCTTGTTCGTCGGCCCGACCGCGCCCGCGATGAAGCGGCGGCGGCCATCCCGCTCCTGATAGCGATCGGCCGCTTCGCGCCCCAGTCGCGCACTTTCGTGGTTGATGTCGGCGACCAGATGCTCGGCGCCATAATCGGCCTGACTGATGGTGTTGGCGCTGAAGGTGTTGGTCGACACAATGTCCGACCCCGCCGCCAGATAGGCTTCGCCGATCGCGGTGACGACGTCAGGGCGCGTCAGCGCGAGGATGTCGTTGTTGCCCTTCTGATCGTGCGACAGCCCGAGGTTGCCGGCATAGTCGGCCTCGACCAGCTTGCGGAGCTGGATCTGCGTTCCCCAGCCGCCGTCGGTCAGCAGGATGCGCTCCTTCGCCGCCGCCTGCAGGGCTTCGCGTGCGCTGCTCGTCAAATTGGCGGTCATGCGGCTTTCTCCGTCGCGGGCGCCGCCGCCGGGCGCAGGCCCAAGAGGTGGCAGATGGCGTAGCTCAGTTCGGCGCGGTTGAGCGTGTAGAAGTGAAAATCGCGCACCCCGCCCGCATAGAGACGGCGGCACATTTCAGCGGCGATCGTCGCCGCGACAAGCTGGCGCGCAGCGGGCAGGTCGTCGAGCCCCTCGAACAGCGAGATCATCCACGCGGGGATCGCGGTGCCGCACATATCGGCCATGCGCCGTGTCTGCGACACGTTCGACACGGGCAGGATGCCAGGGATGATCGGCGCGTCGATGCCAGCCGCCGCCGCCGCGTCGCGAAAGCGCAGGAAGCTGTCGGGCGAGAAGAAGAATTGCGTGATCGCGCGCGTCGCGCCCGCATCGAGCTTGCGCTTGAGGTTGTCGAGATCGGACTGCGGACAATCGGCGTCGGGATGCGTTTCGGGGTAGGCGGCGACCGAAATGTCGAACGGCGCAATCGCCTTCAGCCCCGCGACGAGTTCGATCGCATTGGCATAGCCGTCGGGATGCGCGCGGTACGGCGCGCCGCCCGGGACATCGCCGCGCAGCGCGACAATATGCCGCACCCCGGCGTCCCAATAGGCCTGCGCGACCTCGTCGATCTCGGCGCGCGAGGCCTCGACGCAGGTCAGGTGCGCGGCAGGCGGAACGGCGCTTTCGGCGGCGATGCGCGCGACGGTCGCATGCGTGCGCTCGCGCGTCGATCCACCCGCGCCATAAGTGACCGACACGAAGCTCGGGCCGAGCGGCTCGAGCGTGCGGAAGGTATCCCACAGCTGCGCTTCCATCTTCTCGGTCTTGGGCGGGAAAAATTCGAAGCTGACGCCGATGTCGCCTTCGAGATTGGCGAACAGCGGCGACGCCGCGGCGCGGCGCGCCTCCGCCAGCGAGTTCAAGTTCGACGTCATGCCGCAAGCCTTTTATTTTGTCCGTCACCAATGACGGGAGGTTGATCTTCATCGCTGCGACGGCGGCCGAGCCATAGCTTCACGGCCAGCTCCCCACCTTCCAGCGTCTGGGTATTTTCCAGCAGCAGCCCGGCCGACGCGAACCAGCCGCGGATCTGCGCGTCCGAAAAGCCGAGGCGTGCGTGCGCCGCAAAGTTACGCAACTCTTCATCCTCGTGCGGCGCAAAGTCGACGACGAGCAAATGGCCGCCGCCGCGCAGCACGCGGCTCGCCTCGGCGATCACGCGGTCGGGCTCGTGCGCGAAATGCAGCGCCTGATGGATGACGATGCTGTCGATGCTCGCGTCGGCGACCGGCAAATTCAGGAAGTCGCCCTGGAGCAGGTCGACGGGAACCGATTGCCCCGCCAGCTTGGTGCGCGCGATGCGCAGCATTTCGGGGCTGCGATCGAGCGCGGTGATGCGGCGCGCGGTCGGCGCGAAGATTTCGGCCATCCGGCCGGTGCCGGTGCCGATGTCGAGCAGGTGCCCGAGCCGGCGGTTGTGCATCATCGCCAGCATCGCAGCCTCGACCTCGCTTTCGGCGACGTGACGCGAGCGGATCGCATCCCATTCGGCGGCATGTTCGGCGAAATAGCGTTCGGCGGACGCGGCGCGCTCGTCGCGCACCGCCGCCAGCCGCCGCGCATCATGCGCGATGACCCGCGTCTCACGCGCGGAGAAGGGCCATTTTTCGGCTTGCCCGATAATGTCGGCGACCGGCCCGCCGTTCGCGATGCGCAGGAAAACCCAGCTTCCTTCGCGCCGCCGCTCGACGATCCCGGCCTCGACAAGGATCCGGACATGGCGCGACACGCGCGGCTGGCTTTGGTCGAGCACGACCGCCAATTCGCCGATCGCGAGCTCCATCTCGCGCAAAAGCGCGACGACTCGCAATCGCGTCGGGTCCGCGAGGGCACGGAAAATGTCGATCAGCTCGCTCATGGGGCAACATATAAAGCTTTCTTTATATCCGGTCAACCAAGCGCCGCTCGCCTATTTCCGCCACACACCCTTCAGCCGGGACCGAATTACGACGAAACACCCGGGCTCGGGCAAAAAGGGCGTTGCGTGCCATTTGGCGAGGGGGTAATTCTGCGCGCGATTGGCAAATTTCGGGATCGATCAGTCCTGTGCCGATCGGTCAGTTCAAACCGAGAGGGGTATTCCCAAATGAAGAAATCGATCACTCTGTCGCTCGTCCTCGCCGCCTCGATGGGCCTCGCTGCTTGCGCCGAAAAGGCCGCCGACGACACGGCTGCCGCAACCGAAGATGCAGCTGCGACCGTCGAAGGCGCTGCTGATGGCGCGATGGAAGCGGCCGAAGGCGCTGCCGACGCGACCGCCGCTGCTGCTGGCGAAGCCGGCGCCGCTGCCGACGCCGCTGGTGCGGCTGCTGCCGACGCGGGCGCCGATGCGGCCACCAAGGCTGCTGACAAGGCGACCGAAGCTGCCGGCGCTGCCAAGGAAGCTGCCGATGCTGCCAAGGGCGCGCTGGAAGAAGCCAAGAAGTAAGCATCTTTTCGGCCCTTCAGGCCGAAGAAATGCCAAAGAAAAAGGGGGGTCGCCGGTTCGCCGGTGGCCCCTTTTTCATTCGCCGCAGGTATCAATCGGCGCAGTTGCCAAGCCCCTGATCCGTCGTTACCTCTCAGTCCCTATGGCCGTCGCCCGGCCATTGCATTCGAAAG
Protein-coding sequences here:
- a CDS encoding YbjN domain-containing protein, with the protein product MSDDIYDDEDGQDAAPMEMLASYFAAHDWPHEMVGEDEIVATAQGSWTTYELRAVWRADDGVIQLLAFPDIRVVEDKRAAAHEALALINEQLWLGHFELWSNSGTILFRHGMLLGADASLPLDLTETLIESAIDECERFYPVFQFVLWGGKSPAEALAASLIETRGEA
- a CDS encoding right-handed parallel beta-helix repeat-containing protein; this translates as MFKAIFRRPLLPLFALPLLLAPVPLPAQSGVAPYSVDGRSFGRLQDAVDAIGEGEGTIRVAAGYHRDCAVQTAGRIAFVAVEPGRAIFDGVTCEGKAALVLRGARARVDGIVFQNMRVPDGNGAGIRLERSNLDVVNSLFRGSEEGILTADDPAATLTIDRSTFSRLGRCDRGLSCAHSVYTGVYGRVVVTRTRFEKGSGGHYLKTRSPRVEIRDNSFDDTQGTATNYLIDLPAGSTGRIANNLMIQGRDKENYGALIAIAAEARDNPSRGLVIEGNRASVPQGTGRKTLFVADWSGEALAIGPNELGPGLTRFEKISG
- the metH gene encoding methionine synthase, whose product is MTTAASSSFVNIGERTNVTGSAAFKKLILADDYTAAVEVARQQVENGAQVIDVNMDEGLLDAEYAMTTFLKLIAAEPDIARIPVMIDSSKWSVIEAGLKCVPGKPIVNSISMKEGEEQFLSHARKCMAYGAAVVVMAFDEVGQADTKERKIEICERAYKLLMTIGFPPEDIIFDPNVFAVATGLEEHDNYAVDFIEAVKEIRVRCPHVHFSGGLSNLSFGFRGNEVVRRAMHSVFLYYAIPAGLDMAIVNAGQLDVYDTIDPELRQAVEDVVLNRKVEGEAESPTERLIALAERYKGSNPAQEKAAEEWRGWEVAKRLEHALVKGIDAYVVDDTEEMRLLMPRPIEVIEGPLMDGMNVVGDLFGSGKMFLPQVVKSARVMKKAVAHLLPFIEASKEPGAKGKGKVVMATVKGDVHDIGKNIVGVVLQCNGFEIVDLGVMVPWSKILEAANENDADMIGLSGLITPSLDEMVTVAEEMQRAGMTMPLLIGGATTSKVHTALRIDPAYQGPVLHVLDASRAVGVATSLVSDTGREAYVQGYKDDYAHVRDVRAGKGQSVLHTLEEARANYYDAYLSDKPAPPLQPGLHRFDDWSLDDLRECIDWTPFFRAWELHGTYPSILEDDVVGETAQALKADADAMLDRLIAEKWLTARGVCAFWPCARDGDSVTIHLAEEERHVTLPFLRQQIKKSRDRANMCLADFIDPAGDWMGGFAVGIHGIEPHSERFRADKDDYSDILLKALADRFAEAFAERLHQHVRTELWGYAPGEQLTNEALIKEEYRGIRPAPGYPACPDHSLKPILFDLLQAGDNAGLVLTESFAMLPTAAVSGFYFGHPESQYFGVARIGSDQLEDYAQRRGVDIETATRWLRPNLD
- a CDS encoding GNAT family N-acetyltransferase, whose protein sequence is MTDNPTWTVREAGADDASALALIGAATFLETFAGILDGDAIVGHCAAQHSEAAYLAYLADGGRAWIAEAQPGGAPIGFALVGKPDLAAALEGDIELKRIYSLSRFHGSGLGAALMKQALEAARGHRRLLLGVYAGNQRALAFYRKQGFADLSTRQFNVGGKLYDDLVLARPLAA
- a CDS encoding homocysteine S-methyltransferase family protein, with product MTANLTSSAREALQAAAKERILLTDGGWGTQIQLRKLVEADYAGNLGLSHDQKGNNDILALTRPDVVTAIGEAYLAAGSDIVSTNTFSANTISQADYGAEHLVADINHESARLGREAADRYQERDGRRRFIAGAVGPTNKTLSLSPDVNNPGYREIDFDELKNVYLDQVVALAEGGADFILIETIFDTLNAKAGIAATLEAEAKVGRELPLMISMTLTDLSGRNLSGHTVEAFWYAVRHAKPLTIGLNCSFGASQLRPHVRVLSDIADALVMVYPNAGLPNELGEYDEMPDTTAGLVREWAEHGQVNILGGCCGSTPAHIAAMAKAIEGLAPRAIPEVPVRTRLAGLEPFTMAA
- the metF gene encoding methylenetetrahydrofolate reductase, which translates into the protein MTSNLNSLAEARRAAASPLFANLEGDIGVSFEFFPPKTEKMEAQLWDTFRTLEPLGPSFVSVTYGAGGSTRERTHATVARIAAESAVPPAAHLTCVEASRAEIDEVAQAYWDAGVRHIVALRGDVPGGAPYRAHPDGYANAIELVAGLKAIAPFDISVAAYPETHPDADCPQSDLDNLKRKLDAGATRAITQFFFSPDSFLRFRDAAAAAGIDAPIIPGILPVSNVSQTRRMADMCGTAIPAWMISLFEGLDDLPAARQLVAATIAAEMCRRLYAGGVRDFHFYTLNRAELSYAICHLLGLRPAAAPATEKAA
- a CDS encoding ArsR/SmtB family transcription factor — translated: MSELIDIFRALADPTRLRVVALLREMELAIGELAVVLDQSQPRVSRHVRILVEAGIVERRREGSWVFLRIANGGPVADIIGQAEKWPFSARETRVIAHDARRLAAVRDERAASAERYFAEHAAEWDAIRSRHVAESEVEAAMLAMMHNRRLGHLLDIGTGTGRMAEIFAPTARRITALDRSPEMLRIARTKLAGQSVPVDLLQGDFLNLPVADASIDSIVIHQALHFAHEPDRVIAEASRVLRGGGHLLVVDFAPHEDEELRNFAAHARLGFSDAQIRGWFASAGLLLENTQTLEGGELAVKLWLGRRRSDEDQPPVIGDGQNKRLAA